A part of Pristiophorus japonicus isolate sPriJap1 chromosome 15, sPriJap1.hap1, whole genome shotgun sequence genomic DNA contains:
- the smcr8a gene encoding guanine nucleotide exchange protein smcr8a, whose translation MITAPDVVALTREDDYGEPCSDDPAPLFQFQPENPWSKTATAKFPKDFILISEFSEQVGPQPLLTIPDTARGNFDLNYFSLRIMSVDYQASFVGHPPGTSYPKLNFVEDSKVVLGDSKEGAFAYVHHLTLYDLEARGFVRPFCVAYISADESKIMQQFQELSGDFSRASECLKTGNRKAFANELEKKLQDLEYTRNVLHNETEIQKRSNDKGYYSSVAIEKANELANVEKCIIEHQDLLMQIRTYSYKKTKDSDYFSYEPDYDLEQSDTGLEQLSNADGLNEKISFSDLRSYTPKFTRAKSAKCFEKKLKTLEELCDSYYFNQTLEQLRQVEKFFRGDVCYLITSQLEKELLQHQQITSFLFEDPLLFTDEAQTEKQQHCDKLLPGFNILRPKVLDHPCLSNEATSFESYKSCVESVPIKLDQQVNVESYHGTVADSIPCKNPPGASDYLELEGKEKGSISSGESIEVLGTEKSCPAPIFSSKSDSQSNLQCQHPEIVRRKFVITKRTNSEDSIEVLSATESLIPEDLKASYPSAIHEEEPALDNEEERQLSTSPMQPNANLNRGTGYSNADFENNTITLSVLSDPVDATCCIGKESPNFTRSVPTFVTEEYNDRVINVPPQRSKTIDQIFHGDFPQQDEGDGLHADQVLSTYEKEYSDPPGNGETVQIAVDEYLDNMSYISASLCSDRTPSPAFPTNPSKRLSGKRKKHSGKNSLWFIRQYSFAQQAIFSLLSGRTLVIVGEQEGKVKKLVNALSIFVPNYGRDADSVKQWVTFPLHVNHLQTWKLIGLQRIASPLGTSVLHSLNRYSRYVSILDCDNKTLRCPLYKGLLITRLADHRTQIKRGSTYYMHVHNMLTQLCSQAFLYTFCHHLHLPIDERETEESVTYRRVNFLKHHLGMVNDDSKIVQYFAELIKMHYLHEPAQGLNPVLRFNYISNVVFKI comes from the exons ATGATCACTGCCCCCGATGTGGTGGCTCTGACCCGCGAGGATGACTACGGGGAGCCGTGCAGCGACGACCCGGCGCCCCTTTTCCAATTTCAGCCcgagaatccctggtccaagacggcCACGGCCAAATTCCCGAAGGATTTCATTCTGATTTCCGAGTTTTCCGAGCAGGTAGGCCCTCAGCCCTTGTTAACCATCCCGGACACTGCCCGCGGTAACTTTGACCTCAACTATTTCTCTCTCAGGATCATGTCCGTCGACTACCAGGCCTCTTTCGTCGGGCACCCGCCCGGCACCAGCTACCCCAAGCTCAACTTCGTGGAGGATTCCAAGGTGGTGCTGGGGGACTCCAAGGAAGGGGCTTTCGCCTACGTCCACCACCTCACCCTCTACGACCTGGAGGCGAGGGGCTTCGTGCGGCCGTTCTGCGTGGCTTACATCTCGGCCGACGAGAGCAAGATCATGCAGCAGTTCCAGGAGCTTTCGGGCGACTTTTCCCGAGCCTCCGAGTGTCTGAAAACTGGAAACAGGAAAGCCtttgccaacgagctggaaaagaaaCTCCAAGACCTGGAGTACACCCGCAACGTGTTGCACAATGAAACGGAAATCCAGAAAAGGTCCAACGACAAAGGGTACTACTCGTCGGTCGCGATAGAAAAAGCCAACGAGCTGGCTAATGTGGAAAAGTGCATCATTGAGCATCAGGATCTTTTGATGCAGATTAGAACTTACTCATACAAAAAAACGAAAGATTCGGACTATTTTTCTTACGAGCCAGATTATGACCTAGAACAATCCGACACCGGGTTGGAGCAGTTGTCAAATGCAGACGGATTGAATGAAAAAATTAGCTTTTCCGATCTAAGATCTTATACGCCCAAATTCACGAGGGCTAAGTCGGCAAAATGCTTTGAAAAAAAGCTGAAAACCTTGGAAGAACTTTGTGACAGTTACTATTTTAATCAAACTCTAGAGCAGCTTAGGCAAGTGGAGAAATTCTTCAGGGGTGATGTATGCTATCTGATCACCAGCCAACTTGAAAAAGAGCTTCTTCAACATCAGCAAATAACTTCCTTTCTATTTGAAGACCCCCTACTCTTCACTGATGAAGCACAAACTGAAAAGCAACAGCACTGTGACAAGCTGCTTCCAGGTTTTAATATTCTCAGACCTAAGGTTTTGGACCACCCCTGTTTATCAAATGAGGCCACCAGCTTTGAATCGTACAAGTCTTGTGTGGAGTCTGTGCCTATTAAACTGGATCAGCAAGTCAATGTGGAGAGTTACCATGGGACTGTGGCCGATTCTATCCCATGTAAAAATCCTCCAGGAGCTTCAGACTATCTTGAATTGGAAGGGAAAGAAAAGGGAAGTATCAGTAGCGGTGAAAGCATTGAAGTGCTGGGTACTGAAAAATCCTGCCCAGCCCCAATATTTTCCTCCAAGTCTGACAGCCAATCAAACTTGCAGTGCCAGCATCCAGAAATTGTAAGGAGGAAATTTGTGATCACCAAGCGGACAAACAGTGAGGACAGCATCGAAGTCCTCAGCGCCACCGAATCTCTGATACCCGAAGATCTTAAGGCCAGCTATCCAAGTGCAATACATGAAGAAGAACCAGCTttggacaatgaagaagaaagacaGCTGAGCACAAGTCCTATGCAACCCAATGCGAATCTAAACCGAGGAACTGGATATAGCAATGCGGATTTTGAAAATAATACCATAACGTTGTCTGTTTTATCTGATCCTGTAGACGCCACTTGCTGTATTGGGAAGGAGAGCCCAAATTTTACTAGATCAGTACCTACATTTGTAACTGAAGAGTACAATGATAGAGTCATCAATGTTCCACCACAGCGCAGTAAAACCATAGACCAAATATTCCATGGTGATTTCCCACAGCAAGACGAGGGAGATGGATTACATGCTGATCAAGTATTGTCTACCTATGAAAAAGAGTACAGTGATCCACCCGGTAATGGAGAAACAGTTCAAATTGCGGTAGATGAGTATTTGGACAACATGAGTTACATTAGCGCATCTTTATGTTCTGATCGGACTCCATCTCCAGCCTTCCCAACCAATCCATCAAAGAGGCTCTCTGGAAAACGTAAGAAGCATTCTGGGAAGAACTCACTGTGGTTTATAAGGCAATATTCTTTTGCACAGCAGGCAATTTTTTCATTGCTGTCGGGGCGGACACTTGTAATAGTCGGTGAGCAAGAAGGAAAAGTCAAGAAGCTTGTCAATGCTTTGTCAATATTTGTCCCCAATTATGGCAGGGATGCAGACTCTGTAAAGCAATGGGTAACATTCCCTTTGCACGTCAACCATTTGCAGACCTGGAAACTCATTGGACTTCAGAG AATAGCTTCTCCTCTGGGTACCAGTGTGCTGCACTCGCTGAATCGATACAGTCGCTACGTCAGCATTCTGGACTGTGACAACAAAACCCTTCGTTGCCCGCTATATAAAGGACTGCTGATTACCAGACTGGCGGACCACAGGACTCAGATAAAGAGGGGCAGCACATATTACATGCACGTCCACAACATGCTGACCCAGCTGTGCTCCCAGGCCTTTCTCTACACCTTctgtcatcacctgcatcttcccatCGACGAAAGGGAAACCGAAGAATCGGTTACCTATCGACGGGTAAACTTTTTAAAGCACCACCTGGGGATGGTGAATGATGATAGCAAGATCGTGCAATACTTTGCCGAACTGATAAAGATGCACTACCTACACGAACCTGCACAGGGCTTAAATCCAGTTCTGCGGTTTAACTACATCTCCAATGTTGTGTTTAAGATCTAG